From Daucus carota subsp. sativus chromosome 6, DH1 v3.0, whole genome shotgun sequence, the proteins below share one genomic window:
- the LOC108225963 gene encoding mechanosensitive ion channel protein 8 encodes MFKRSFKVSGDVSDVTNERRPILSGHQSEVILKIEDNATGNDDDVSGVVAEESSSFQFCTDAVKDESEVSLGVNSKVGKLEPFQSVSGPPKCEIEVRESKVSFKAQIEVSSSDDDLDPDDDLVDDRLRNRLSNVSHKNGASNKGVKGKSILRTKGRLADQPVSRRRSGQGSNAGQRKSGEGSGKASEEDDDEAFNDDDVPLHLKKLNFNTLAKIECTSLVLIVTFLMCTLGISKWKRKKYHGLHIWKWEVLLLVLICGRLVSDWVIRFVVFCIERNFMLRKRVVYFVYALRKSVQNCVWLSLVLVAWNELFDKKVMVARNRFLRFVDRFLWCLLAATLIWVVKTLLIKVFASSFHVKTFFDRIQDTLFNQYVIEMLTGPPMIEIHDKIEEEGNLMVEISKFEDADTVLPPDLRAAAFRTVACGENELVKQYSGITPNKKDDVGVFSKKQDEDKFLVSQLHKLNPKNISAWNMKRLIKLVRYRALTTLDEHLQGVPTNIQDPSTNQICSEYEAKVAARKIFHNVARRKSKSKYIHMQDLLRFLGENEAERAMEIIEGIPASNKISKRDLRNWVVNAFRERKALAFSLNDTKTAVNKLHNMVNVLVSIIIVIIGLVILGVTSRQLLVAVSSQLVLVTFIFGNTCKTIFEALIFLFVMHPFDVGDRCEIGGVQV; translated from the exons ATGTTCAAGAGATCATTTAAAGTTTCAGGTGATGTCTCTGATGTAACAAACGAACGACGTCCAATTCTGTCGGGTCACCAGAGTGAGGTCATTCTTAAAATCGAAGACAATGCCACTGGCAACGATGATGATGTCAGCGGAGTTGTCGCGGAGGAGAGTAGCAGCTTTCAGTTTTGTACAGACGCTGTGAAGGATGAGAGTGAGGTTTCGCTAGGTGTGAATTCGAAGGTTGGGAAGTTGGAACCGTTTCAGAGCGTTTCTGGACCTCCTAAATGTGAAATTGAGGTTAGAGAATCGAAAGTGTCGTTTAAGGCTCAAATCGAGGTGTCTTCTTCTGATGATGATTTGGATCCGGATGATGATCTGGTAGATGATCGCCTGAGGAATCGACTGTCAAATGTGTCTCACAAGAATGGGGCTAGTAATAAAGGGGTGAAAGGGAAGAGTATATTGAGGACAAAGGGTAGGCTAGCTGACCAGCCTGTATCGAGGAGGAGATCGGGCCAGGGAAGCAATGCAGGTCAGAGGAAGTCGGGGGAGGGTTCGGGTAAAGCATCggaggaagatgatgatgaggcttttaatgatgatgatgtgcctcTCCATCTCAAGAAATTGAACTTTAACACCCTGGCGAAAATAGAATGTACTAGTCTTGTCTTGATTGTCACGTTTTTGATGTGTACTCTTGGGATTTCAAAGTGGAAGAGGAAAAAGTATCATGGATTGCATATATGGAAATGGGAAGTTTTGTTACTTGTGTTGATTTGTGGTAGATTGGTTTCTGACTGGGTGATTAGATTTGTTGTGTTCTGTATTGAGAGAAATTTTATGTTGCGGAAACGTGTTGTGTATTTTGTTTATGCTTTAAGGAAATCTGTTCAGAACTGTGTGTGGTTAAGTTTGGTTTTGGTAGCTTGGAATGAATTGTTTGACAAGAAGGTTATGGTTGCACGTAACAGATTCTTGCGGTTTGTGGACAGGTTTCTGTGGTGTTTGTTGGCGGCTACATTGATATGGGTGGTGAAAACGTTATTGATTAAGGTTTTTGCTTCATCTTTTCATGTGAAAACGTTCTTTGATCGGATTCAAGATACACTGTTTAATCAATATGTGATTGAAATGTTAACGGGTCCTCCTATGATTGAGATTCACGACAAAATTGAGGAAGAAGGGAATTTGATGGTTGAGATTTCAAAGTTTGAGGATGCAGACACTGTTCTTCCTCCTGATCTCAGGGCAGCAGCTTTCAGAACTGTAGCATGTGGCGAGAATGAGCTAGTGAAACAATATTCAGGTATTACTCCTAATAAGAAAGACGACGTAGGGGTTTTTAGTAAGAAACAGGATGAGGACAAGTTTCTTGTTTCTCAATTGCATAAGCTGAATCCTAAGAATATCTCTGCTTGGAATATGAAAAGGTTGATAAAATTAGTTCGTTATAGGGCTCTTACTACTCTCGACGAGCATTTACAGGGCGTGCCTACTAATATTCAAGACCCTTCTACTAATCAGATTTGTAGTGAATACGAGGCTAAAGTTGCAGCCAGGAAGATATTTCATAACGTAGCTAGAAGGAAGTCCAAGTCTAA ATACATACATATGCAAGACTTGTTACGTTTCCTTGGAGAAAATGAGGCTGAGAGGGCTATGGAGATTATAGAAGGAATTCCTGCATCTAATAAAATTAGCAAAAGAGACCTCAGGAATTGGGTG GTAAATGCTTTCAGAGAACGAAAAGCACTTGCATTTTCGCTAAATGATACAAAAACAGCGGTCAACAAACTGCATAATATGGTGAATGTGTTGGTCAGTATCATTATTGTGATTATAGGCCTCGTGATACTGGGAGTTACATCACGCCAACTTCTAGTAGCCGTAAGCTCTCAGCTCGTTCTGGTGACATTCATATTTGGAAACACGTGCAAGACAATCTTCGAAGCTCTCATCTTCTTATTTGTGATGCATCCATTTGATGTGGGCGATCGTTGTGAGATTGGAGGAGTTCAGGTATGA
- the LOC108226421 gene encoding serine/threonine-protein kinase ATR, whose product MAKNLSSLVHELRERIAASSSTPPLNRTGGDDQNDDALEIRFRAVIPNLLHTYVVPSSTANDREVTAILKLLTYTANNIPGVYFHGNSAAVLPIICRILPFFAEPSFCSRHGVIFETVGSLLSLLRTGDRDMFRQFFMDTMLVIEDLQYVASQSDLASHSNSSKVSLKCFCESLGGISSTALLSDIPACSKPTTGYGILINLTGRSRWQPFAIWTIKLLSKFLTEGTLYVEGLINTSCVVAACTLLCYGNGDLQMACFDFTRVIGAVLNSEMVPSEKIIRSISTILSEHEELPWVFRNTSYDSSLGECLNALHSICPDDVVKLTATDFVNVFAVSMQKTRSPELKAALCSAYVRIAKSCPPHIWRPETLLDMICSSKPSFVFIECFQVALSTLVPDLLTEVTKNNGSVDHSHLANNKFEVLRVGEKRSCQAAEVLKAKRRKKTEVFIECTSDFQDMGKLNCITSEREKEYANYLRSSLVSFLERLQPPDDKTTFLAPDIALMALSTICIVFCGYVPTEFSRCMLVHMRGWISWVCEQARQGLSITLELSIFLEAIHCVLLTERFFSMENKLFQNENSAAEFMQYVLKLPWTNSFGITDQHLQWKAKCLSLQVVSKMVSLSQSGSNLEVLDLGLRDEAEVVRMEAIIAMPVIVFWSGSGMLTHILKRMGYLEREHNEQIRKIIPHCMGYLACLCGSCTGVGLCESECKLFLKINNEKLNWSLDHLMRGFWCSKCDQSVANSIGLHSLDMHHHKILGLQLDLNTDYVQLLSIFFDLLYDNSSEEVQISCVEMIRRVLAHGTTEVLLETRSVWIKCIDFLLFHRNKAVRDAFNPQIGFFLEDRILNCLFLDEETGEKTKEQKFLDKIKHALAAADDPHLYDTLLEATSEIMNTVDTNNQLFLFSLILLVDQLDNPHVTVRMTASRLIHRSCSFHFKGGLEVILNKVAYIRDELYDYLCIRLTTRPEIVNEFAVSVLSVEMNELVKRLIPVVLPKLITIQHSNDLQVVTLNNLAKCLDTDIDMVKLIVDWIPKVLAFALHQADRRVLESALLFYHEHAKSDKQEIFAAALPALLDELVCFVDQGDSDETSKRLSRVPQVIKEVARILTGTDDDLPGFLRNHFAGLLNRISRKMLHSEDISLQIQAMKRIEMLIGMMGAHLSTYVPKLMVLLMHAVDKESLQNEGLAVLHFFIKQLGKVSPSSTQHVISQVFAALTPFLEKDKENSSSHMNKIVEILEELVFENRSILKQHIREFTLLPRISALARVNKVIEEVRGVITLKDQLLDVVEGLNHENLNVRYMVACELSKLLNLRREEVTAVVTGEGDSDMDVLSSLIASLLRGCAEESRTSVGQRLKLVCADCLGALGAVDPAKVKGFSSQRFKIACSDDDLIFELIHKHLARAFRAAPDTNIQDSAALAIQELLKMAGCEASLDENVAASTLQTVKDKQSSKIPVFRVGTNSASSKMNGRGQILWDRFSNYVKEIIAPCLTSKYHLPNVADSAVVGPIYRASMSFRTWIYLWIKKLTVHATGSRSCIFTACRGIIRHDVQTATYLLPYLVLNAVCHGNEEARHGITEEILCVLDSAASGNNAAAVPRISSGKSEVCIQAVFTLLDSLGQWMDDVEQELALSQSLQVSTSKQQVSKLKDQSKDPSSNPDQLLVQCRYVSELLAAIPKVTLAKASFKCQAYARSLLYFESHVREKSGSFNPAAERGGVFEDEDVSYLMEIYSGLDEPDGLSGLACLRKSKSLQDQLAINKKAGNWAEVLTSCEQALQMEPKSVQRHSDVLNCLLNMCHLQAVVTHVDGLISRIPQYKKTWCMQGVQAAWRLGMWDLMDEFLDGANEEGLVCSSSESNASFDMDVAKILQALMRKDQFSVVEKIAMSKQALIAPLAAAGMDSYTRAYPFIVKLHMLHELEDFHSLLEGDSFRNKLFHVSEPEFAKRMANWDSRLRYTQPSIWAREPLLAFRRLVFGASRLGSQVGNCWLQYAKLCRSAGHYETANRAILEAKALGSPNVHMEKAKLMWSTRQSDSAIAELQQSLLNMPMEVVGSVTISSITSHSLIPLNISRMPPCSTQVTNENLDIAKTLLLYSRWTHYTGQKQKEDVINLYARVRELQPKWEKGYFYLAKYYDEVLVDARKRQEENSELGTKAILSAGSSNTEKLWWSYLPDTLICYAKGLHRGHRNLFQALPRLLTLWFDFGSIYQRSGSSSSKDMKNVNGKLLGIMRGCLNDLPTYQWLTVLPQLVSRICHQNDEIVRLVKRIITSVLKQFPQQALWIMAAVSKSTVSSRREAAAAIMQEARKDFPLVDGKTLFVQFASLIDHLIRLCFHAGQSKSRVINISTEFSSLKRMMPLEIIMPLQQSLTVSLPTYEPKMTSSLTSCIFSSDLPTILGIADEAEILSSLQRPKKIVLLGSDGIERPFLCKPKDDLRKDARMMEFNAMINRLLSKSPESRRRKLYIRTFAVIPLTEDCGMVEWVPHTRGLRHILQDIYISCGKFDRQKTNPQIKRIYDQCQGKISEDEMLKKKILPMFPPVFHKWFLNTFSEPAAWFRARVAYAQTTAVWSMVGHIVGLGDRHGENILFDSTTGDCVHVDFSCLFDKGLQLEKPELVPFRLTQNMIDGLGITGYEGIFLKVCEITLSILRTHRETLMSVLETFIHDPLVEWTKSHKSSGVEVQNPHAQRAISNIEARLQGVVVGVRAAPSLPLAVEGQARRLIAEAVAHENLGKMYIWWMPWF is encoded by the exons ATGGCGAAGAACTTATCAAGTCTAGTGCACGAACTTCGAGAAAGAATAGCAGCTTCATCATCCACACCGCCACTCAACCGAACCGGAGGCGATGATCAAAACGACGACGCTTTGGAAATTAGGTTCCGCGCTGTCATCCCCAATCTCCTCCACACTTATGTCGTTCCTTCTTCCACCG CCAATGATAGAGAAGTAACTGCAATTTTGAAGCTGTTGACATATACTGCTAACAACATTCCCGGAGTTTATTTCCATGGAAATTCTGCTGCTGTCTTACCTATCATTTGTCGCATATTGCCTTTCTTCGCCGAGCCTTCCTTCTG CTCTCGCCATGGAGTGATTTTTGAAACAGTTGGATCCCTTTTATCCTTGCTGCGTACTGGAGACCGGGATATGTTTCGTCAATTCTTTATGGACACCATGTTGGTAATTGAAG ACTTGCAATATGTAGCTTCCCAGTCTGATCTTGCTAGCCATTCAAACTCTAGCAAAGTATCTCTGAAGTGTTTCTGTGAATCGCTTGGTGGTATCTCGAGTACTGCTCTTCTCAGTGATATTCCAGCATGCAGCAAGCCTACCACTGGCTATGGTATTTTGATCAACCTGACAGGCAGAAGCAGGTGGCAGCCTTTTGCTATTTGGACAATTAAGCTTCTCTCTAAATTTTTGACTGAAGGAACACTATATGTTGAAGGACTCATCAACACTTCATGTGTTGTGGCTGCATGTACTCTTTTGTGCTATGGAAATGGTGATTTGCAAATG GCATGCTTTGACTTCACACGTGTTATTGGAgcagttctgaattctgagatGGTTCCtagtgaaaaaataattaggTCAATATCTACTATATTAAGTGAACACGAGGAGTTACCCTGGGTTTTCAG AAATACAAGTTATGATTCCTCACTTGGAGAATGCCTTAATGCACTTCATTCGATTTGTCCTGATGATGTTGTCAAGCTGACTGCTACGGATTTTGTCAATGTCTTTGCTGTATCTATGCAGAAAACAAGAAGTCCTGAGTTAAAG GCTGCATTGTGCAGTGCATATGTTCGAATTGCAAAAAGTTGCCCCCCTCACATCTGGAGGCCTGAGACTCTCCTTGATATGATTTGTTCCTCAAAGCCCTCTTTTGTATTCATAGAGTGCTTTCAGGTTGCCCTATCTACCCTTGTTCCTGATCTTCTTACCGAAGTAACAAAAAACAATGGCAGTGTGGACCATTCACATTTAGCCAACAACAAATTTGAAGTATTGAGGGTTGGAGAGAAAAGGTCTTGTCAGGCTGCCGAAGTTCTTAAAGCAAAGCGCCGTAAAAAAACTGAAGTATTCATCGAATGCACTTCCGACTTTCAGGATATGGGCAAACTTAACTGTATAACATCTGAACGTGAAAAGGAATACGCCAATTACTTGCGCAGCTCACTAGTTTCGTTTCTTGAACGGCTACAACCTCCTGATGACAAAACCACTTTCTTAGCGCCAGATATTGCTTTAATGGCTCTTAGCACAATTTGCATCGTTTTCTGTGGATATGTCCCCACCGAATTTTCAAGATGCATGCTTGTGCATATGCGTGGTTGGATTTCCTGGGTCTGTGAGCAG GCGAGACAAGGACTTTCCATCACACTTGAGTTATCTATCTTCCTCGAGGCAATTCACTGTGTACTACTTACAGAAC GTTTTTTTTCCATGGAGAACAAACTTTTCCAAAATGAGAATAGTGCTGCAGAATTCATGCAATATGTCCTAAAGCTTCCATGGACCAATTCTTTTGGAATAACTGATCAGCACCTACAATGGAAGGCAAAGTGTTTGTCTCTTCAAGTTGTGTCTAAGATGGTCTCTTTGTCACAAAGTGGCAGTAATCTTGAAGTACTGGATTTGGGCCTTCGTGATGAAGCCGAAGTAGTCAGGATGGAAGCCATTATTGCTATGCCGGTGATTGTCTTCTGGTCTGGTTCTGGAATGCTGACACATATATTGAAAAGGATGGG GTACCTGGAGAGAGAGCATAATGAGCAGATAAGGAAAATCATTCCACATTGCATGGGTTATCTGGCATGCCTTTGTGGATCTTGTACTGGAGTTGGTCTTTGCGAGTCTGAGTGCAAATTATTCCTGAAAATTAATAATGAGAAGCTCAACTGGTCACTAGATCACCTCATGCGAGGATTTTGGTGCTCGAAGTGCGATCAGAGTGTTGCAAATAGTATTGGGTTACATTCGTTAGATATGCACCATCATAAAATTCTAGGTTTGCAGTTGGATTTAAATACTGATTATGTACAGCTTCTGTCCATTTTTTTTGATCTTCTATATGACAATTCATCAGAAGAGGTTCAAATTTCATGTGTTGAAATGATTCGACGGGTCCTTGCACATGGGACCACCGAAGTTCTTCTTGAAACTAGGTCTGTTTGGATAAAATGCATCGACTTTCTACTCTTTCACAGAAATAAGGCTGTGAGAGACGCATTTAATCCTCAAATTGGCTTCTTCCTTGAGGAtcgtattttaaattgtttgtttttagATGAAGAAACAGGAGAAAAAACTAAAGAACAGAAGTTTCTAGACAAGATAAAGCATGCGCTGGCAGCAGCAGATGATCCCCATTTGTATGATACTCTTCTTGAGGCCACTTCCGAGATCATGAATACAGTTGATACAAACAATCAACTCTTCTTGTTCTCTCTTATTTTGTTGGTTGATCAACTTGATAATCCACATGTGACTGTGAGAATGACTGCCTCGAGATTGATACACAGATCTTGTTCTTTCCATTTTAAAGGAGGGTTAGAAGTAATCCTTAACAAAGTTGCTTATATTCGAGATGAGCTATATGACTACCTCTGTATTAGGCTTACAACTCGACCAGAAATAGTCAATGAATTCGCTGTTTCTGTTCTTAGTGTGGAGATGAATGAACTTGTTAAAAGACTAATACCTGTTGTTCTTCCGAAGCTTATCACGATTCAGCACAGTAACGATCTTCAAGTTGTTACCTTAAATAATTTGGCTAAGTGTTTGGACACAGATATAGACATGGTGAAACTTATAGTTGACTGGATACCAAAGGTGCTTGCTTTTGCTCTTCATCAAGCAGATAGACGAGTGTTGGAATCCGCTTTGCTGTTTTACCACGAGCATGCTAAATCAGATAAGCAGGAAATTTTTGCAGCTGCATTGCCTGCACTTTTAgatgaactggtatgctttgtgGATCAGGGTGATTCAGATGAAACAAGCAAAAG GCTGTCTAGGGTTCCTCAGGTGATAAAAGAAGTCGCAAGAATCCTAACTGGTACTGATGATGATCTTCCAGGCTTCCTGAGAAATCATTTTGCTGGTCTTCTCAACAGAATCAGTAGAAAAATGCTTCATTCAGAAGATATCTCATTGCAGATCCAAGCCATGAAACGAATTGAAATGCTGATAGGCATGATGGGTGCCCACCTGAGCACTTATGTGCCAAAACTGATGGTTCTTCTCATGCATGCCGTTGATAAAGAATCACTCCAGAATGAAGGTCTTGCTGTTTTACATTTCTTCATAAAGCAATTAGGAAAGGTGTCACCATCAAGTACTCAACATGTAATATCTCAAGTGTTTGCTGCCCTTACTCCTTTCTTGGagaaagataaagaaaattcatctTCACATATGAATAAAATTGTGGAAATATTAGAAGAACTCGTGTTTGAAAATAGATCGATCTTAAAGCAGCATATTCGCGAGTTCACACTTCTGCCCAGAATTTCCGCCCTTGCAAGAGTAAACAAAGTAATAGAAGAAGTACGCGGGGTAATCACTTTGAAAGATCAGTTGCTAGATGTTGTTGAGGGGCTAAATCACGAGAATTTGAATGTCAGGTATATGGTAGCATGTGAACTGAGCAAACTGCTGAACCTGAGAAGGGAAGAAGTCACAGCTGTTGTCACTGGGGAAGGGGATTCAGATATGGATGTTTTGAGCTCATTGATTGCCTCTCTTCTTAGAGGATGTGCTGAGGAATCAAGGACTTCTGTTGGACAGCGTTTGAAATTGGTCTGTGCAGATTGCCTTGGAGCACTTGGTGCAGTTGATCCTGCCAAAGTAAAGGGTTTTTCAAGCCAGCGTTTCAAAATTGCATGTTCAGATGATGACTTGATCTTTGAGTTGATTCACAAGCACTTAGCCAGGGCTTTTAGAGCTGCACCCGACACCAATATTCAGGACTCAGCTGCACTGGCAATACAAGAGTTGCTAAAAATGGCAGGTTGTGAAGCATCCcttgatgaaaatgttgcagcgTCTACATTGCAGACAGTCAAGGATAAACAATCATCGAAGATTCCTGTATTTAGAGTCGGGACCAACAGTGCTTCTAGTAAAATGAATGGGAGGGGTCAGATACTTTGGGACCGTTTTTCTAATTATGTCAAAGAGATTATAGCCCCTTGTTTAACATCAAAATATCATCTGCCAAATGTGGCAGATTCAGCCGTTGTTGGTCCTATTTATCGGGCTTCAATGTCGTTTAGAACATGGATTTATCTTTGGATAAAGAAGCTCACTGTCCATGCAACTGGTTCGCGGTCTTGTATCTTTACTGCATGTCGAGGAATCATACGCCATGATGTGCAAACAGCAACATATCTGTTGCCATATTTAGTCCTTAATGCTGTCTGCCATGGTAACGAGGAGGCACGACATGGCATAACAGAGGAGATCTTATGTGTTCTAGATTCAGCTGCTTCAGGAAATAATGCCGCCGCTGTTCCTAGAATCAGTTCCGGAAAGAGTGAAGTTTGTATTCAAGCTGTCTTTACACTTCTAGATAGTCTTGGCCAGTGGATGGATGACGTCGAACAAGAACTCGCTCTTTCACAGTCTCTGCAAGTATCCACTTCTAAGCAACAGGTTTCTAAGTTGAAGGATCAAAGTAAAGATCCTTCATCTAATCCGGACCAGTTATTAGTGCAGTGTAGATATGTCTCAGAGCTCTTGGCTGCCATTCCTAAGGTAACCCTTGCAAAGGCCTCCTTCAAGTGTCAAGCTTATGCAAGGTCCTTACTATACTTTGAATCTCATGTTCGGGAAAAGTCAGGATCTTTTAATCCAGCTGCAGAAAGGGGTGGCGTATtcgaagatgaagatgtttCATACCTAATGGAAATATACAGCGGTTTGGATGAGCCTGATGGCTTATCTGGTTTGGCATGTCTACGTAAGTCTAAGAGCTTACAAGACCAGCTcgcaataaataaaaaagcagGTAACTGGGCTGAAGTATTGACTTCCTGTGAGCAGGCTCTGCAGATGGAACCCAAATCTGTTCAAAGGCATTCAGATGTCCTCAATTGTTTATTGAACATGTGTCATTTGCAGGCTGTTGTGACTCATGTGGATGGATTAATATCTAGGATACCCCAGTACAAGAAAACATGGTGTATGCAAGGTGTTCAGGCAGCATGGAGACTTGGCATGTGGGATTTGATGGATGAGTTTCTTGACGGGGCTAATGAAGAAGGTCTAGTCTGTAGCAGCTCCGAAAGCAATGCATCTTTCGACATGGATGTCGCGAAAATTCTTCAGGCACTTATGAGAAAAGACCAATTCTCTGTTGTTGAGAAGATTGCCATGTCAAAACAAGCTCTGATAGCTCCTCTAGCTGCTGCAGGCATGGATTCTTATACGCGGGCATACCCGTTCATCGTGAAGCTGCACATGCTGCACGAACTAGAGGATTTCCACAGTTTACTTGAAGGTGATTCTTTTAGGAATAAATTGTTCCATGTTAGTGAACCCGAGTTTGCTAAAAGAATGGCAAACTGGGATAGTCGCCTCAGATATACCCAACCATCTATCTGGGCAAGGGAGCCACTTCTGGCTTTTCGCAGACTGGTTTTTGGTGCTAGCAGGCTTGGTTCTCAAGTTGGCAACTGCTGGCTACAGTATGCAAAGCTTTGTCGCTCGGCTGGACATTATGAGACGGCAAATCGAGCAATTTTAGAAGCAAAGGCATTAGGTTCACCAAATGTTCATATGGAAAAGGCAAAACTTATGTGGAGCACTAGGCAATCTGACAGTGCCATTGCGGAGCTTCAACAGTCACTTCTAAACATGCCCATGGAGGTTGTAGGTTCTGTCACAATATCTTCCATCACCAGCCATTCACTGATTCCTCTAAATATATCCCGTATGCCGCCATGCAGTACCCAAGTTACGAACGAGAATCTGGATATTGCAAAGACTCTCCTCCTTTATTCAAGGTGGACACATTATACCGGGCAGAAGCAGAAGGAAGATGTGATAAACCTGTATGCTAGAGTGAGGGAACTGCAACCAAAATGGGAGAAGGGGTACTTCTATCTGGCAAAGTACTATGATGAGGTGCTTGTTGATGCTAGAAAGAGGCAAGAAGAGAATTCAGAGTTGGGAACAAAAGCCATCCTATCGGCTGGGAGTTCAAATACTGAGAAGCTGTGGTGGTCTTACCTTCCTGATACACTGATATGTTATGCAAAGGGACTCCATAGAGGCCACCGGAATCTCTTTCAAGCCCTTCCAAGGTTGTTGACTTTGTGGTTTGATTTTGGCAGCATTTATCAGAGGAGTGGCTCATCATCCAGTAAAGACATGAAAAATGTCAATGGGAAA TTATTAGGTATCATGAGAGGGTGTTTGAATGATTTGCCAACCTATCAATGGCTGACAGTGCTGCCTCAACTAGTTTCTAGAATTTGCCACCAAAATGATGAGATTGTTAGATTGGTCAAACGGATCATCACTTCTGTTCTTAAACAATTTCCTCAGCAAGCTTTGTGGATAATGGCAGCAGTTTCAAAATCTACTGTTTCTTCTAGAAGAGAGGCAGCTGCAGCAATAATGCAAGAGGCACGTAAAGATTTTCCTCTTGTAGATGGAAAGACATTGTTTGTGCAGTTTGCCTCTTTAATCGATCATCTTATCCGATTGTGCTTCCATGCGGGTCAATCGAAGTCGAGGGTGATTAACATTTCGACCGAATTTAGTTCACTGAAAAGGATGATGCCATTAGAGATCATTATGCCTCTTCAACAATCACTTACAGTTAGTCTTCCCACTTATGAACCAAAAATGACCAGCTCACTTACATCCTGCATTTTTTCATCAGATCTTCCTACAATATTGGGAATAGCTGACGAGGCTGAGATTCTCTCATCACTTCAGAGGCCGAAAAAG ATTGTTCTTCTGGGCAGCGACGGTATCGAACGTCCTTTTCTCTGTAAACCAAAGGATGATCTTAGGAAAGATGCCCGTATGATGGAATTCAATGCAATGATAAATCGTTTATTATCCAAATCCCCTGAAAGTCGCCGAAGAAAGCTCTACATTCGCACATTTGCAGTGATACCACTTACAGAAGATTGTGGTATGGTGGAATGGGTGCCTCACACTCGTGGGCTCCGTCATATACTCCAGGACATTTATATAAGCTGTGGAAAGTTTGATAGGCAGAAAACGAATCCTCAAATTAAGCGCATTTATGATCAATGCCAAGGCAAAATCTCGGAGGATGAAATGCTAAAGAAAAAAATTCTTCCAATGTTCCCTCCAGTTTTCCACAAATGGTTTCTGAACACATTTTCTGAACCAGCAGCTTGGTTTCGTGCTCGGGTTGCTTATGCACAGACTACTGCAGTTTGGTCAATGGTTGGACATATAGTGGGCTTAGGAGATCGACATGGTGAGAATATTCTTTTTGATTCTACAACTGGTGACTGTGTTCATGTTGATTTCAGTTGCTTGTTTGACAAAGGCTTACAGTTGGAGAAACCTGAGCTGGTGCCTTTTAGGCTTACTCAG AACATGATTGATGGCTTGGGGATTACTGGATATGAGGGCATCTTCCTGAAAGTCTGTGAGATCACACTTTCTATACTACGGACACATAGAGAAACTCTGATGAGTGTTCTTGAAACATTTATTCATGATCCGTTGGTTGAATGGACCAAGTCACACAAGTCCAGCGGGGTGGAAGTTCAGAACCCCCATGCACAG AGGGCTATCAGTAATATTGAGGCACGGCTACaaggagtagttgttggtgttAGAGCAGCACCATCTTTGCCACTTGCAGTAGAAGGCCAGGCTCGTCGCTTGATTGCTGAAGCAGTGGCACACGAAAATCTTGGGAAGATGTATATTTGGTGGATGCCTTGGTTTTGA